A single Bufo bufo chromosome 6, aBufBuf1.1, whole genome shotgun sequence DNA region contains:
- the LOC121004497 gene encoding oocyte zinc finger protein XlCOF6.1-like: MEEWEYLEGHKDLYKDVMMEDHRPLTLPVKEERRTPERCPSPLLPPDGSEEHHNVPQDDQLLDPGKDRNIISVTETYEMDDEQRIEDFPADNHPDDSTRSQEEHVISSDFKADDCGITQDAYEEHDVILNVSSILQNKDILCDAFKKVQSSDSSRTLTQKKSHRRGDNCERLHMKERTFSCSECGRCFYHTSEFLKHKRIHTGEKPFSCTECGKCFTLKRTLVTHQRIHTGEKPYSCSECGKCFAWNSNFIIHMRKHTGEKPFLCPYCGKRFNKKSDLDTHQRSHIGSMQFSCSECNKCFNQKSDLVRHQRIHTGEKPFACPECGKCFTQKSILDNHHRTHTGEKPFACLECGNHFRYKSTLLSHQRTHTGEKPFSCPECGKCFNQKSDLVIHQRIHTEEKPYSCSECGKCYSNKSGLIRHQRIHTG, encoded by the exons atggaggagtgggagtatttagaaggacacaaagatctgtacaaggacgtcatgatggaggatcaccggccccTCACATTACCAG TTAAGGAAGAGCGaagaacaccggagagatgtcccagtcctcttcttccaccggatggttcagaagaacatcacaatgtcccacaggatgatcag CTTTTGGATCCGGGAAAAGATCGGAACATTATATCTGTTACAGAGACATATGAGATGGATGATGAGCAGAGAATAGAGGACTTTCCTGCAGATAACCAcccag ATGACAGTACCAGGAGTCAAGAGGAACATGTGATATCTTCAGATTTCAAAGCAGATGATTGTGGCATCACACAAGATGCATATGAAGAGCATGATGTTATCCTAAATGTATCCTCCATCCTCCAAAACAAGGATATTTTATGTGATGCTTTTAAGAAAGTTCAGTCTTCTGATTCATCACGGACTTTAACACAGAAGAAAAGTCACAGAAGGGGTGATAATTGTGAAAGACTGCACATGAAGGAGAggacattttcatgctcagaatgtggcagATGTTTTTACCATACATCAGAATTTCTTAAAcacaagagaattcacacaggagagaagccgttttcatgtacggaatgtggaaaatgttttactttGAAAAGAACTCTGGTTacacatcaaagaattcacacaggggagaagccatattcatgttctgaatgcGGAAAATGTTTTGCTTGgaattcaaattttattatacatATGAGAaaacacacaggggagaagccgttttTATGTCCGTATTGTGGCAAACGTTTTAACAAGAAATCCGATCTTGATACACATCAGAGGAGCCACATAGGGTCGATgcaattttcatgttcagaatgcaaTAAGTGTTTCAACCAGAAATCGGATCTTGTTaggcatcagagaattcacacaggggagaagccatttgcatgtccagaatgtgggaaatgctttacgcAAAAATCTATTCTTGATAACCACCACAgaacacacacaggggagaagccatttgcatgtttagaatgtggcaaTCATTTTAGGTATAAATCAACTCTTCTTagtcatcagagaactcacacaggggagaagccattttcatgcccagaatgtgggaaatgttttaaccagaaatcagatcttgttattcatcagagaattcacacagaggagaagccatattcatgttcagaatgtgggaaatgttatagCAATAAATCAGGTCttattagacatcagagaattcacacaggatag